In a single window of the Melioribacteraceae bacterium genome:
- a CDS encoding PAS domain S-box protein, with the protein MKKMNQPHIEEKNKSVLEKFSCDELINATTTFLWITTPNKGAIFFNNAWLNFTNRSLAQELGNGWQDGLNPDDASDVIKKIKQFEKKKNNYSIEFRIRSSKNNYRWILCNASPRFDYDSKFAGFVVTAFDVTEIKNTELTLKRLETAVDFLHESVVVGDINGIIFYANDASVKMFEEDIDKKDLIGITYFDLFESHHMSKAGEDFKELLKKEIIINKGYTFLTKNNNKKYLEMSASIVKDEKENSIGFISVIRDITEKKIAEQRISESEKRYRNLYENAPIGIFRTTTDGHILIANPHLISMLGYNSLEDLQTQNLNNMMVSQVLSRSDYQKLLENSGSVSSVETAFYKKDGSIIYTQENAVVVKDDAGYIKYYEGTIEDITKRKMAEEALKTERELFTNGPVIVFKWRAAEYWPVEYVSSSIQSALGYTPQELIEGKVNFHELIHPDDFYKVADEIRDYSLSKLPTFRQEYRLKHNSGEYRWFSDYTLVIRDKENNITHYLGYLLDITERKLDREILAKSEQDLKKLVAMKDRFFSIIAHDLRSPFQGLIGITNILLEDDELTHEERITFTNKLLDGLRAEHRLLEDLLTWSKLQQGGIDFDPLENSIKDDILEAINSVTHLLEKKGIKINLLVEKPLRLIYDRNMIATVLRNLISNSIKFTQTGGIIEVGYVIKENRLIVSVKDDGIGISEQNIAKLFKNETHFSTRGTNSESGSGLGLILCKDFIEKHSGCIWVESMLGKGSTFYFSLPL; encoded by the coding sequence ATGAAAAAAATGAACCAACCACATATCGAGGAAAAGAATAAATCAGTTCTGGAGAAATTCAGTTGTGACGAACTAATTAACGCAACCACAACCTTTCTATGGATAACTACACCCAATAAGGGCGCTATTTTCTTTAATAATGCGTGGTTAAATTTTACTAATCGTTCCTTGGCGCAAGAATTAGGGAATGGATGGCAAGATGGACTAAATCCCGATGATGCTTCAGATGTTATAAAAAAAATTAAGCAGTTCGAAAAGAAAAAAAATAATTATTCAATTGAATTTAGGATTAGAAGTTCAAAGAATAACTATAGATGGATATTGTGTAATGCTTCTCCGAGGTTTGATTACGACTCCAAATTTGCCGGCTTTGTGGTAACCGCCTTTGATGTAACTGAAATAAAAAACACGGAGTTAACACTTAAAAGACTCGAGACAGCAGTTGACTTTTTGCACGAAAGCGTTGTGGTTGGTGATATAAATGGAATCATTTTTTATGCAAATGATGCATCAGTGAAAATGTTCGAAGAAGATATTGATAAAAAAGATTTGATCGGAATAACTTATTTCGATTTGTTCGAGTCGCACCACATGAGTAAAGCCGGGGAGGATTTTAAGGAATTATTGAAAAAGGAAATTATTATCAACAAGGGGTATACATTCCTCACTAAAAATAACAATAAGAAATATTTGGAAATGAGCGCTTCAATTGTAAAAGATGAAAAGGAAAACTCAATCGGTTTCATTTCCGTTATACGCGATATAACAGAAAAAAAGATTGCCGAACAAAGAATTAGCGAAAGCGAAAAACGTTATAGAAATCTTTACGAAAATGCGCCTATAGGTATTTTTAGAACCACTACTGATGGGCACATTTTAATTGCGAATCCACATCTAATAAGTATGCTGGGTTATAATTCACTTGAAGATCTGCAAACCCAGAACTTAAATAACATGATGGTTTCACAAGTACTCTCTCGGTCAGATTACCAAAAATTACTTGAAAACAGTGGTAGTGTTTCTTCTGTTGAAACTGCATTTTATAAAAAAGATGGCTCTATTATTTATACTCAAGAGAATGCAGTTGTAGTTAAAGATGATGCCGGCTACATTAAATACTACGAAGGAACAATTGAGGATATTACAAAACGAAAAATGGCGGAAGAAGCTTTGAAGACAGAACGGGAATTGTTTACAAATGGGCCTGTTATTGTTTTCAAGTGGCGTGCCGCAGAATACTGGCCGGTGGAATATGTTTCTTCTTCAATTCAATCGGCACTTGGATACACTCCCCAAGAATTAATTGAAGGTAAAGTTAATTTTCATGAATTAATACATCCTGATGATTTTTACAAGGTTGCTGATGAAATTCGGGACTATAGCTTGAGTAAGTTACCTACTTTTAGGCAGGAATATAGATTAAAACACAATTCAGGGGAGTATAGATGGTTCAGCGATTATACTCTTGTTATTAGAGATAAAGAAAATAATATCACACATTATCTTGGCTATTTGCTGGATATCACCGAAAGAAAATTGGACCGGGAAATACTCGCTAAATCGGAACAAGATCTGAAAAAATTAGTTGCGATGAAAGATAGGTTCTTTTCTATTATTGCCCATGATTTGAGAAGTCCGTTTCAAGGTTTGATTGGAATTACGAACATACTTTTGGAAGATGATGAATTAACACATGAAGAAAGAATCACTTTTACTAATAAACTTCTTGATGGATTACGCGCCGAACATCGATTGCTGGAAGATCTTTTAACATGGAGCAAGTTACAGCAGGGGGGAATTGATTTTGACCCGTTGGAAAATTCAATCAAAGATGATATTCTCGAGGCAATTAACTCTGTAACTCATTTGTTAGAGAAGAAAGGAATTAAAATTAATCTATTAGTTGAAAAGCCTCTCCGTTTAATTTATGATAGAAATATGATTGCAACTGTTCTAAGAAATTTAATTTCGAACAGTATTAAGTTTACACAAACCGGCGGCATTATTGAAGTTGGTTATGTCATCAAAGAGAATAGGTTGATAGTTTCGGTAAAAGATGATGGAATTGGTATTTCTGAGCAAAACATTGCCAAGCTTTTCAAGAATGAAACTCATTTTTCAACTCGTGGCACTAATTCTGAGTCGGGCTCTGGACTAGGTTTAATTCTTTGCAAAGATTTTATCGAAAAACATAGTGGATGCATTTGGGTAGAATCAATGCTGGGTAAAGGAAGTACATTTTATTTTTCGTTACCGTTATAA
- a CDS encoding response regulator produces MLKFLVIDDDENVRMVLRTLLKRRFPCSIFEASNGELGLNAINEHHPDLVFMDITMPVMDGITTLSRIRTNPVTQKLPVMMITALNDKNVIATLLSLGISDYILKPIDVEQSFQRILNYINKLKDEKKLTSFGKRTFITKVNSEPEILLVDNNLRQRLMVSTWLKERLKVNECATGTEALNYFLSKKPQIIIFSDHLNLLDKKIITQKIPEYAKDAPVSIFVMINDSDSVSNKLFVYDGILKLTKDQDSFLREFDKVVLSMVDPLDKVNEFFNEQDSNIRKSITFVFSDMAKEVPNFLDDTNQNEDENRYCAKMSLTVNEEDLIIDFTLLAAENTIVNFSNIVSNLQKRESAVANEIFRETASSLFEKIKLLLVENKYNISWESKLLIDDAKGYNSHSENKRYEFSVKDNYRFAFALSYKKK; encoded by the coding sequence ATGCTAAAATTTTTAGTGATTGATGATGACGAAAATGTTAGAATGGTATTGCGGACTTTATTAAAAAGAAGGTTTCCCTGTTCCATATTTGAAGCCTCGAATGGCGAATTGGGATTAAATGCTATTAATGAACATCATCCCGATTTAGTTTTTATGGATATTACAATGCCGGTAATGGATGGAATAACTACGCTCAGCCGGATAAGGACAAATCCAGTAACACAAAAACTACCTGTTATGATGATTACTGCTCTAAATGATAAAAATGTGATTGCCACTTTATTATCACTTGGAATTTCTGATTATATCCTAAAACCGATTGATGTTGAACAATCATTTCAGCGAATTCTAAACTATATCAATAAACTTAAAGATGAGAAAAAATTAACCTCTTTTGGAAAGAGAACTTTTATTACTAAAGTTAATTCAGAGCCTGAAATTTTACTGGTGGATAATAATTTACGGCAGCGATTAATGGTTTCCACATGGCTTAAAGAAAGATTAAAAGTAAATGAGTGTGCAACTGGAACCGAGGCTTTAAATTATTTTCTATCAAAAAAACCGCAAATAATAATCTTCAGTGATCATTTGAATTTGCTCGATAAAAAGATAATTACACAAAAAATTCCAGAATATGCAAAAGATGCTCCAGTTTCTATTTTTGTAATGATTAACGATTCTGATTCTGTTTCCAACAAATTATTTGTATATGATGGAATTCTTAAACTCACTAAAGACCAGGATTCTTTTTTGAGAGAGTTTGATAAAGTTGTACTCTCGATGGTCGATCCGCTTGATAAAGTAAACGAATTTTTTAATGAGCAAGATTCCAATATTCGAAAATCGATCACATTTGTTTTTAGCGACATGGCTAAAGAAGTGCCTAATTTTCTCGATGATACAAATCAAAATGAAGATGAAAACCGTTATTGTGCGAAAATGTCGTTAACAGTAAACGAGGAGGATCTGATTATTGATTTTACTCTTCTCGCGGCAGAAAACACAATTGTTAACTTTTCAAATATCGTGAGTAACCTTCAAAAAAGAGAAAGTGCCGTGGCTAATGAGATATTCCGTGAGACAGCCTCATCCCTTTTTGAAAAGATTAAACTCTTACTTGTTGAAAATAAATACAATATTTCGTGGGAGTCTAAATTATTGATCGATGATGCTAAGGGATATAATTCGCACTCTGAAAATAAACGATATGAATTTTCCGTAAAAGATAATTATCGTTTTGCTTTCGCTTTATCATACAAGAAAAAGTAA
- a CDS encoding chemotaxis protein CheW: MANIQENKTETTELLQLVSFKIANEEFAVDILNVQEINKMTQITKVPNAPDFVEGVINLRGRVIPIIDLRTRLRLEKKEYDKDTRIVVVEISNKTIGFIVDAVREVLRIPKNITEAPPELVSGIDSEFIKAVGKLEDRLLILIDLNKIITLEESAQLSAVH; this comes from the coding sequence ATGGCTAACATTCAAGAAAACAAGACCGAAACCACAGAATTATTGCAACTGGTAAGCTTTAAAATTGCGAACGAAGAATTTGCGGTTGATATTCTGAATGTTCAAGAAATCAATAAAATGACCCAAATTACAAAAGTGCCTAACGCACCCGATTTTGTTGAAGGGGTAATTAATTTAAGAGGCAGAGTAATACCTATTATAGATCTGAGAACAAGATTGCGCCTAGAGAAAAAAGAATATGATAAAGATACCAGAATTGTGGTTGTTGAAATCTCTAATAAAACAATAGGATTTATTGTTGATGCGGTTCGAGAAGTGTTAAGAATTCCAAAAAACATAACCGAAGCTCCACCAGAATTGGTTTCGGGAATCGATTCAGAATTTATTAAAGCGGTTGGTAAACTTGAGGATAGACTTTTAATATTAATTGATCTCAATAAAATTATTACACTGGAAGAATCGGCTCAGCTAAGTGCTGTACACTAA
- a CDS encoding energy transducer TonB, with product MKTKILNRTIILSLCAFIISAENIVTGKNLLPGEEDYVVFAEKMPAPVGGVEAIMKKIKYPPMAQKAGIEGKVYILIYINESGGVDDTKVVKGIGGGCDEEAADVIKGHKFSPAEHNGAAVKSKLSLAIQFKLK from the coding sequence ATGAAAACTAAAATATTAAATAGGACGATAATACTTTCGCTGTGTGCATTTATTATATCAGCAGAAAACATTGTGACCGGAAAAAATTTGCTGCCTGGTGAAGAAGATTATGTTGTATTCGCCGAAAAAATGCCCGCTCCGGTTGGGGGTGTTGAAGCAATTATGAAAAAAATTAAATACCCCCCAATGGCTCAAAAAGCCGGCATCGAAGGAAAAGTCTATATCCTGATTTATATAAATGAAAGTGGCGGAGTGGATGATACAAAGGTAGTAAAAGGAATTGGAGGAGGATGCGATGAGGAAGCCGCCGATGTTATAAAGGGGCATAAATTTAGCCCAGCGGAGCATAATGGCGCTGCGGTTAAATCAAAACTTTCACTCGCGATTCAGTTCAAATTAAAATAA
- a CDS encoding methyl-accepting chemotaxis protein codes for MQFIQKMKLIRKIQLSVFFIAAVSTMIAIVAFVELKNTDTNKELLFNEFLTPQKKINELYNRFKGIQFTLLKFSIPDFTSSTEENMKFISKEKAAIDTIFKYLQSQEFDPQVKTEIENVGKIWVNYKNVVVDAILSAALMQDLEMATVITTTSGEEISTQIESKFADVENSLNERGTTLGNNITDGTTRAITLIVIGMLVGAIAFGISVFIVAPTIVKPLKTFMQVLNSYVLGNYNVELNIKSQDEFGEMQKMLIKLKDAQLEKIKAAENISNGIFEKVNAASADDELAHHFNREIETFQEVISEITTLTDAAAQGNLKIRGNADNYQGDFKKIIQGVNNTLDGVIFPLQEGAEVLASMANGDLTVRVKGAYNGDLKLITDSINQVGESLCDALGQVNEAVSATASAANQISSSSEEMAAGAQEQSAQTSEVVAAIEEMTRTIMDNTKNASFAAETAKGAGDKARQGGNVVYETIDGMKRISHVVTSSAQTVAALGKSSDKIGEIVQVIDDIADQTNLLALNAAIEAARAGEQGRGFAVVADEVRKLAERTTKATKEIANMIKTIQKETLEAVKSMNQGTEEVEKGTALANKAGDVLKEIIEGAQKVTDVAVQVAAASEEQSNSSEQISRNVEGISNVTRETSTGINQIARAAEDLSRLTVNLQELVFKFKVSSNGHSLTAGKSRHGEKLLHHGRH; via the coding sequence ATGCAGTTTATTCAAAAAATGAAACTTATTAGAAAAATTCAGCTTAGTGTGTTTTTTATTGCGGCTGTCTCGACTATGATTGCTATTGTGGCATTTGTTGAGCTAAAGAATACCGATACAAATAAGGAATTATTATTTAATGAATTTCTGACGCCACAGAAAAAAATTAATGAACTTTATAATCGGTTCAAGGGAATTCAGTTCACTCTTCTCAAATTTTCTATACCCGACTTTACCTCAAGTACAGAAGAGAACATGAAATTCATTTCAAAAGAAAAAGCTGCAATAGATACTATTTTTAAGTATTTGCAATCGCAGGAATTTGATCCTCAAGTAAAAACAGAAATTGAAAACGTTGGTAAAATTTGGGTTAATTATAAAAATGTGGTTGTTGATGCGATATTAAGTGCCGCTTTAATGCAAGATCTGGAAATGGCAACAGTTATTACTACAACTTCCGGGGAGGAAATTTCAACACAAATCGAGAGTAAGTTTGCCGATGTTGAGAACTCTCTAAATGAAAGAGGAACAACACTTGGCAATAATATCACTGATGGAACAACTAGAGCCATTACTCTTATTGTAATTGGTATGCTTGTCGGCGCTATCGCATTCGGAATAAGTGTTTTTATTGTTGCTCCAACAATTGTTAAACCTCTTAAAACCTTTATGCAAGTTCTTAATTCATATGTCCTTGGAAACTATAATGTAGAACTTAACATTAAGAGCCAGGATGAATTTGGTGAGATGCAGAAGATGCTGATCAAGTTAAAAGATGCGCAATTAGAAAAAATAAAAGCAGCAGAGAATATTTCTAACGGAATTTTTGAGAAGGTTAATGCAGCCTCTGCAGACGATGAATTGGCTCACCACTTTAATAGAGAAATAGAAACATTTCAAGAAGTGATTAGCGAAATAACTACGCTAACCGATGCCGCGGCTCAAGGTAATTTGAAAATAAGAGGAAATGCCGATAACTATCAGGGTGACTTTAAGAAAATTATTCAAGGTGTAAACAATACTCTTGACGGTGTCATATTCCCATTACAGGAGGGCGCCGAAGTTCTTGCCTCAATGGCAAATGGTGATTTAACTGTTAGAGTTAAAGGAGCTTATAATGGCGATCTGAAATTAATTACTGATAGCATTAATCAAGTTGGTGAATCATTGTGCGATGCTCTTGGACAAGTTAATGAAGCTGTTTCAGCTACAGCAAGTGCCGCAAATCAGATTTCATCCAGTTCTGAAGAAATGGCCGCCGGCGCACAAGAACAATCAGCTCAAACTTCCGAAGTTGTTGCCGCTATAGAAGAGATGACTAGAACAATTATGGATAATACTAAAAACGCTTCCTTTGCCGCTGAGACAGCTAAAGGCGCAGGAGATAAAGCACGTCAGGGTGGAAATGTAGTTTATGAAACTATTGATGGAATGAAGCGCATTTCGCATGTGGTTACCAGCTCAGCTCAAACAGTTGCGGCTTTAGGTAAAAGCAGCGATAAAATTGGTGAGATAGTTCAGGTAATTGATGATATTGCTGATCAGACAAATTTGTTAGCTCTTAATGCCGCAATTGAAGCCGCGCGTGCAGGTGAACAGGGAAGAGGATTTGCAGTTGTAGCTGATGAAGTTAGAAAATTGGCCGAGCGTACAACGAAAGCAACAAAAGAAATCGCAAATATGATTAAGACAATTCAAAAAGAAACTCTCGAAGCTGTAAAATCTATGAATCAAGGTACTGAAGAAGTTGAAAAGGGAACGGCTCTCGCAAATAAAGCCGGAGATGTGCTTAAAGAAATTATTGAAGGCGCACAAAAAGTAACAGATGTTGCAGTTCAAGTAGCCGCCGCCAGTGAGGAACAATCTAATTCTTCCGAACAAATCAGCCGAAATGTTGAAGGTATTAGTAACGTTACAAGAGAAACAAGTACCGGTATTAATCAGATTGCCCGTGCAGCAGAGGACCTTAGTAGATTGACTGTAAATCTACAAGAGCTGGTTTTCAAATTCAAAGTTTCATCTAATGGACACTCGCTCACAGCTGGTAAATCTAGACATGGAGAAAAACTGCTCCACCATGGTCGACATTAA
- a CDS encoding energy transducer TonB — MKIFLIVIYLFALNFIEAKQMSFFPGEEDYLIAVDKPAAPVDGIASIYKKIVYPRFAMETKTQGKVYLLILINEKGDVDQVKVVKGIGSGCDEEAVKAIQKTKFTPAENGGVNVPSKLTIAVQFKIDG; from the coding sequence ATGAAAATATTTCTAATTGTAATATATCTTTTCGCACTCAATTTTATTGAAGCGAAACAAATGTCTTTCTTTCCAGGTGAAGAAGATTACCTAATCGCTGTTGATAAACCAGCCGCTCCGGTAGATGGAATTGCTTCAATTTATAAAAAAATTGTTTATCCCCGGTTTGCTATGGAAACAAAAACACAGGGCAAAGTATATCTGCTGATTTTGATTAATGAAAAGGGGGACGTTGATCAGGTAAAAGTGGTGAAAGGAATTGGTTCTGGCTGCGATGAAGAGGCGGTAAAAGCAATTCAGAAAACTAAATTTACTCCGGCAGAGAATGGTGGGGTTAATGTCCCTTCAAAATTAACAATTGCCGTTCAATTTAAAATTGATGGATAG
- a CDS encoding energy transducer TonB encodes MKRKFLILALMICTFTFNQINASALFSGEDEYILAMEKPAAPVDGLQGIYQKITYPKIAISSKVEGKVYVLVLVNEKGDVDDAKIVKGIGAGCDEEAVKAIKKTKFSPGIHNGQPTKSKLSLAVQFKLS; translated from the coding sequence ATGAAAAGAAAATTTCTAATCTTGGCTTTAATGATTTGTACATTTACATTTAACCAAATAAACGCTTCGGCACTATTTTCTGGTGAAGATGAATATATTCTTGCAATGGAAAAACCTGCAGCTCCTGTAGATGGACTTCAAGGCATATATCAAAAAATAACATATCCAAAAATCGCAATCTCTTCAAAAGTTGAGGGCAAAGTTTATGTTCTAGTTTTAGTTAACGAAAAAGGGGACGTTGACGATGCTAAAATTGTAAAAGGTATTGGCGCCGGATGTGATGAGGAAGCAGTAAAAGCAATCAAAAAGACAAAATTTTCTCCCGGTATTCATAATGGTCAACCTACAAAATCAAAATTATCATTAGCCGTTCAATTTAAGCTCTCTTAA
- a CDS encoding HAMP domain-containing histidine kinase translates to MEDQIQANKLLLLGKLTASLVHEIRNPLSAIKLNLDYMKMASEELPSDINEIIGESLDAFEQVNFLIEDVLDFTRKPTEKNHQISLEAVTDRCLKIITISARRKGMTIQKDFAHEIPIFHANRNKLVQIFLNLINNAIEASPEKSFIIIRGFSKELENKTEIIWEVEDFGCGIKEEDRDSILQGFYTTKKDGHGIGLGVCFSLIRELNAEISFDSIYGKGTTFSIKFTVDK, encoded by the coding sequence ATGGAAGATCAAATACAGGCAAATAAACTTTTATTACTCGGAAAGCTCACCGCAAGCCTGGTTCATGAAATTAGAAATCCACTTTCTGCTATTAAGCTGAATTTGGATTATATGAAAATGGCCAGTGAAGAATTGCCTTCCGATATCAACGAAATTATTGGGGAGTCACTTGACGCATTTGAGCAGGTTAATTTTTTAATTGAGGATGTTCTTGATTTTACCCGTAAACCCACTGAAAAGAATCATCAAATTTCATTGGAAGCGGTAACGGACCGGTGTTTAAAAATTATAACAATTAGCGCCCGAAGAAAAGGAATGACGATTCAAAAAGATTTTGCTCATGAAATACCAATTTTTCATGCTAATAGAAATAAATTGGTTCAAATTTTCTTGAATTTAATTAATAATGCTATTGAAGCCTCTCCCGAAAAAAGTTTTATTATAATTCGTGGTTTTTCTAAGGAACTTGAGAATAAAACCGAAATAATTTGGGAAGTTGAGGATTTTGGATGCGGAATTAAGGAAGAAGATAGAGATAGTATATTGCAGGGATTTTACACTACCAAAAAGGATGGACACGGTATTGGTTTGGGAGTTTGCTTTTCCTTGATAAGAGAGTTAAACGCGGAAATATCTTTCGATTCTATTTATGGAAAAGGAACTACATTTTCTATTAAGTTTACTGTTGATAAATAA
- a CDS encoding sigma-54-dependent Fis family transcriptional regulator, whose protein sequence is MTPKILIIDDDDLVSASLKKVLTRLNFNVEACLKAGEAEELVASFQPDIILLDIYLTTHNGIDILKLLKKKFPSIPVIMITGYADVKIAVTAIKSGAFDFLLKPIDLEQLKFVLDKAVENLKLKSEVNKLQSLLEVNHLTKEFFGKSSKIQRIVSSVEKLASSTDTTILLEGESGTGKEVFAKFIHQRSPRANAPFITINCATIPKELAESELFGHEKGAFTGASSKTKLGKFELADGGTILLDEIGELSLDMQVKLLRVLQERKFYRLGGEKEISVNVRVLAATNRNLEDEAARGAFREDLYYRLNVAKITIPALRERKEDIVYIAYSFLNEFSQKFGKNIQGIDKSGIEVLKSYSWKGNIRELRNVIERVILLAEEEELNETHFSFLMNAKNVHEAEDDKFVLQIPTKGIKIDFVLKALILKTLKITNGNQVKAAKVLGLSRSKLRYRMEQLGIEVTKNIE, encoded by the coding sequence ATGACCCCCAAAATTCTTATAATTGATGATGATGATCTCGTTTCGGCATCCTTAAAAAAGGTATTAACAAGACTTAATTTCAATGTTGAAGCATGTTTAAAAGCAGGTGAAGCCGAAGAATTGGTAGCATCTTTTCAGCCAGATATTATTCTACTTGATATATACTTAACCACTCATAACGGAATTGATATATTAAAATTGCTAAAGAAAAAATTTCCATCCATTCCTGTAATAATGATAACCGGGTACGCCGATGTAAAAATTGCGGTTACTGCTATTAAATCGGGCGCATTCGATTTCCTGCTAAAACCAATAGATTTAGAACAATTAAAGTTTGTGCTCGATAAAGCAGTTGAAAATCTAAAACTGAAATCGGAAGTAAATAAACTCCAATCATTATTAGAAGTTAACCATCTAACCAAAGAATTTTTTGGCAAAAGCTCAAAAATTCAAAGGATAGTTTCAAGCGTTGAAAAATTAGCTTCAAGTACCGATACAACAATTCTGCTCGAAGGAGAATCGGGAACTGGTAAAGAGGTATTTGCTAAATTTATTCATCAAAGAAGTCCCAGGGCTAATGCTCCATTTATAACTATCAATTGCGCCACTATTCCAAAAGAGTTGGCCGAAAGTGAATTATTTGGACACGAAAAGGGAGCATTTACAGGTGCCTCTTCAAAAACCAAATTAGGAAAGTTTGAACTTGCTGATGGCGGTACAATACTATTAGATGAAATTGGAGAACTGTCGCTGGATATGCAGGTTAAACTTCTGCGCGTTCTTCAAGAGAGAAAGTTTTACCGTCTGGGTGGAGAAAAGGAAATCTCAGTAAATGTGCGTGTACTTGCCGCAACCAATCGAAATTTGGAGGATGAAGCCGCAAGGGGCGCATTTAGAGAGGATCTTTATTACCGACTAAATGTGGCGAAAATTACAATTCCAGCATTACGAGAGAGAAAAGAGGACATTGTTTACATTGCCTATTCTTTCTTGAATGAATTTTCTCAAAAGTTTGGTAAAAATATTCAGGGGATTGATAAATCCGGGATTGAAGTATTAAAGTCATATTCATGGAAAGGCAACATTCGGGAACTGAGGAATGTGATTGAAAGAGTAATACTTCTTGCTGAAGAAGAAGAATTAAATGAGACACATTTTTCTTTTTTGATGAACGCAAAAAATGTTCATGAAGCCGAGGATGATAAATTTGTACTTCAAATTCCTACTAAAGGCATCAAGATAGATTTTGTATTAAAAGCGCTAATCTTAAAAACGCTCAAAATAACCAATGGAAATCAGGTTAAAGCCGCTAAAGTATTAGGGCTTTCCCGTTCGAAGCTAAGGTATAGAATGGAGCAACTCGGAATTGAGGTAACAAAAAACATCGAATAG
- a CDS encoding HEAT repeat domain-containing protein, whose amino-acid sequence MENMNITEALPKLTNGTSEEKIEVLENLMYEEIPEQFLVPIANCASDNDKGVRNAATTLMLSHPHKTFSDVVVNFVDSSDVAVRNLAGEILIKMGSLSVEPIIKYDHKNDNDTIKFVVDVLGLIRDSSSSKFIMDILSTSENDNVILACIEALGNISYDGAAEIIILLYDRNELYKPTAVEALGKIGSPVGLNFLMEKFAEEDELTKYSILDSLGELGDIDTYFFLLERINDVSGPLVLPLITSIAKLKNKFSLDIPFDNRMKNLLIYTLNEGSPDHQRIAFSMIESFDDSDILTAGLNLLGRDYELDEMIRSKIYSNSSFIYREVSKIINPSSENLRNVVNLFASTVSYVKDFQIKIDISILELRGIVHTMSGLLEHHDEEVRKSAMEILFNLDPESALLFVDTMANDENMWNRLRLLEILELIEGENSNSAILKLAGDPDEMIRERAEYIVNSRNINHLSN is encoded by the coding sequence ATGGAAAATATGAATATAACCGAGGCTTTACCAAAACTTACCAATGGTACTTCAGAAGAAAAAATTGAAGTGCTCGAAAATTTGATGTACGAAGAAATTCCGGAACAGTTTCTGGTTCCAATCGCCAACTGTGCATCCGATAATGACAAAGGAGTGAGAAATGCCGCAACCACTCTGATGCTGAGTCATCCTCATAAAACATTTTCGGATGTAGTGGTAAATTTTGTTGATTCATCGGATGTAGCGGTTAGAAACCTTGCCGGGGAAATATTAATAAAAATGGGTTCTTTATCGGTTGAGCCAATTATTAAATACGATCATAAGAACGATAATGACACAATAAAATTTGTTGTGGATGTGCTCGGACTCATCCGGGATTCCTCCTCTTCAAAATTTATAATGGACATTTTAAGCACATCAGAAAATGATAATGTAATTCTTGCGTGCATCGAAGCCCTTGGAAACATTAGCTATGATGGTGCCGCTGAAATAATAATTTTATTATATGATAGAAATGAACTCTACAAACCCACTGCTGTGGAAGCACTTGGTAAGATTGGTTCACCTGTTGGGTTAAACTTTTTAATGGAAAAATTTGCAGAGGAAGATGAACTAACAAAATATTCAATTTTGGATAGTCTTGGAGAATTGGGAGATATTGACACTTATTTCTTTCTTCTCGAAAGAATCAATGATGTCAGCGGTCCGCTGGTTCTTCCCCTCATCACTTCCATTGCAAAATTGAAAAATAAATTCTCGCTCGATATTCCTTTCGATAATCGAATGAAAAATTTATTGATATATACACTTAACGAGGGGAGTCCCGATCATCAGAGAATTGCTTTTTCTATGATTGAATCTTTTGACGACAGCGATATTTTAACCGCAGGATTGAATTTATTAGGACGTGATTATGAACTTGATGAGATGATCCGTTCAAAAATTTACAGTAACTCATCGTTTATTTACCGTGAAGTTTCAAAAATTATAAATCCTTCTTCCGAGAACCTGAGGAATGTTGTAAACTTATTTGCATCAACAGTTAGCTATGTTAAGGATTTTCAAATCAAGATAGATATTTCAATTTTAGAATTGAGAGGTATTGTTCATACAATGAGTGGACTTCTCGAACATCATGATGAAGAAGTTCGGAAATCGGCGATGGAAATATTATTTAATCTTGACCCGGAGAGTGCCCTGCTTTTTGTTGATACAATGGCGAATGATGAAAACATGTGGAACCGATTGAGATTGCTGGAAATTTTGGAATTGATTGAGGGGGAAAACTCAAACTCGGCTATACTAAAGCTTGCTGGGGATCCCGATGAAATGATTCGGGAGCGTGCAGAGTATATCGTTAATTCAAGAAATATTAATCATCTATCTAATTGA